The Anaerolineae bacterium genome has a window encoding:
- a CDS encoding MBL fold metallo-hydrolase, whose product MELHFWGAAQTVTGSMHLLTVNGYNILLDCGLYQGRRKEAFERNRNFPFDPTKIDVVVLSHAHIDHTGNVPSLVKHGYRGPIWATSATRDLCAIMLLDSAYIQESDVQYVNKKRIRQGKKPFEPLYTRADALEALNLFQSLGYNRPFEVVPGVQAHYREAGHVLGSASVTLDIDDNGRQKRLVFSGDIGREDIPILRDPAPVEGADFIIMESTYGQRFHKPPEQAQDAFKQAVLETIDKRGKLIVPSFAVGRTQGLVYALHQMFDRNEIPQIEVYVDSPLAVNATEIFRLHPEVYDEETHDFLAESNSRDPFGFDQVTYVREVAHSKALNDLDHPAIIISASGMCESGRILHHLKNNITDERNTILFVGYQAEHTLGRKILEGEPVVPIFGEEYPVKAKVMKINGYSAHADHNGLLGWLKEAQERSNLQKLFLVHGEVENAMALAKA is encoded by the coding sequence ATGGAACTTCATTTTTGGGGCGCGGCGCAAACAGTCACCGGCTCTATGCACCTGCTCACCGTGAACGGGTATAATATTTTATTGGATTGCGGCCTGTACCAGGGCCGGCGCAAAGAAGCGTTTGAACGCAACCGCAACTTCCCCTTTGACCCCACCAAAATTGACGTTGTTGTTCTATCCCACGCCCACATTGACCATACCGGCAACGTGCCGTCCCTGGTCAAACATGGGTATCGTGGCCCCATCTGGGCTACCTCGGCCACCCGCGATTTGTGCGCCATTATGCTGTTGGATTCGGCCTACATCCAGGAGAGCGACGTGCAGTATGTTAACAAAAAACGTATCAGGCAGGGCAAAAAACCCTTTGAGCCGCTCTACACCCGGGCCGACGCCTTAGAGGCGCTCAATCTGTTTCAATCTCTTGGTTACAACCGTCCTTTTGAAGTGGTGCCAGGCGTGCAGGCTCATTATCGAGAAGCCGGACACGTTTTGGGGTCGGCCTCGGTGACGCTGGATATTGACGACAACGGCCGGCAAAAACGTCTGGTTTTTAGCGGCGATATTGGCCGTGAAGACATTCCTATTTTACGCGACCCTGCGCCCGTGGAAGGCGCCGACTTTATTATCATGGAAAGCACTTACGGCCAACGGTTCCACAAACCGCCGGAGCAGGCCCAGGATGCGTTTAAACAGGCCGTTTTGGAAACCATAGATAAAAGAGGCAAACTTATTGTTCCCTCGTTTGCCGTGGGCCGGACCCAGGGCCTGGTGTATGCCCTGCACCAGATGTTTGACCGTAATGAAATTCCCCAAATTGAGGTGTATGTGGATAGTCCCCTGGCCGTCAATGCCACCGAGATTTTCCGCCTGCACCCGGAAGTGTACGACGAAGAAACCCACGATTTTCTGGCTGAAAGCAACAGTCGCGATCCTTTTGGTTTTGACCAGGTAACTTACGTGCGGGAGGTGGCCCACTCCAAAGCTTTGAATGATTTGGATCACCCGGCGATTATCATCAGCGCTTCAGGAATGTGTGAATCGGGCCGCATTTTACACCACCTCAAAAACAACATCACCGATGAGCGAAATACCATCTTATTTGTCGGCTATCAGGCGGAACACACCCTGGGGCGCAAGATTTTGGAAGGTGAGCCGGTGGTTCCCATTTTTGGAGAGGAATATCCGGTGAAGGCCAAAGTGATGAAGATTAACGGCTACTCTGCCCACGCGGACCACAACGGCCTGCTTGGCTGGCTGAAGGAGGCCCAGGAGCGGAGCAATTTACAGAAACTCTTTTTAGTTCACGGTGAAGTGGAAAATGCTATGGCCCTGGCCAAAGC
- a CDS encoding alanine--glyoxylate aminotransferase family protein, whose product MTKQKHPFLFIPGPVNVRPDVLEAQAEAMIGHRSADFEALFAACEEKLKQLFFTNRRVYISASSGSGLQEAAIRNGVQQRVINFVGGAFADRWHQVSVGCGKEAIKIDVAWGQAVKPETVDVALQQHPNVEAITIVHNETSTGVASPLGEIAALMREKYPDTLIFVDAVSSFSGLKLPFDEWGLDVMLTSSQKALSIPPGLSFAAVSDRVLEKAKTVTGRGWYFDFLVMEKYLQRSTTAATPAISLMRALNLELDHILAEGLAARFARHQVLAERTRQWAAMRGFGMFSEAGYHSPTVSCLANTLEVDVGALNKFLRQREMIISNGYGNLKGKTFRIAHMGWLTMEDMDKLLSTIDEYLETTQ is encoded by the coding sequence GTGACAAAACAAAAACATCCTTTTTTATTTATCCCTGGGCCGGTCAATGTGCGGCCAGATGTGCTCGAAGCCCAAGCCGAGGCCATGATCGGTCACCGCAGCGCCGATTTTGAAGCACTGTTTGCGGCCTGCGAAGAGAAACTTAAGCAGCTCTTTTTCACCAATCGGCGGGTCTACATCTCCGCTTCTTCCGGCAGCGGTTTGCAGGAAGCGGCCATCCGTAACGGCGTTCAGCAGCGGGTGATCAATTTTGTAGGCGGGGCCTTTGCCGACCGCTGGCATCAGGTGTCTGTGGGCTGCGGCAAAGAAGCCATCAAAATAGATGTGGCATGGGGCCAGGCGGTCAAGCCGGAAACCGTAGACGTTGCCTTACAGCAGCACCCCAATGTAGAAGCCATTACCATTGTCCACAACGAAACCAGCACCGGGGTGGCCTCGCCGCTGGGTGAGATTGCGGCTCTGATGCGAGAAAAATATCCTGACACGCTTATTTTTGTGGATGCCGTCAGTTCCTTCTCCGGGCTAAAATTGCCTTTTGACGAGTGGGGCCTGGATGTAATGTTGACCTCCTCCCAAAAAGCCCTTTCTATTCCACCCGGCCTCTCCTTTGCCGCCGTGAGCGACCGGGTGCTGGAAAAGGCCAAAACCGTGACCGGACGGGGTTGGTACTTTGACTTTTTGGTGATGGAAAAATATTTGCAGCGCAGCACTACCGCCGCCACCCCCGCCATCTCCCTAATGCGCGCCCTCAACCTGGAATTGGACCACATCTTGGCCGAAGGGCTGGCGGCCCGTTTTGCTCGCCACCAGGTTCTGGCCGAGCGCACCCGGCAGTGGGCCGCCATGCGCGGCTTTGGTATGTTCTCCGAAGCAGGCTACCACTCTCCCACCGTGTCGTGCCTGGCCAATACCCTTGAAGTGGACGTGGGCGCGCTCAACAAATTCTTACGCCAGCGGGAAATGATCATCTCCAATGGTTACGGCAATTTAAAAGGCAAAACTTTCCGCATTGCCCACATGGGCTGGCTGACAATGGAGGATATGGATAAGTTGCTCTCAACCATTGACGAGTATCTGGAGACAACGCAGTAA
- a CDS encoding formylglycine-generating enzyme family protein — protein MKKFLNLMAIMVLLILIAGCGGGVDEFATPKTAGGDTSASEPTNTPTAVGTPTATPYTLATPTPLPPPPTPTPAPPTPTPEPKEEQAKETEETASEAPAVPDNMVEIPAGPFIMGSDEGDPEDAPAHEVDVPAFAIDKFEVTNLDFSAFADATGYVTYAEQQGIGSWREEWGIGKDNHPVVMVTWDDATAYCEWLDKRLPTETEWEKAARGEDGRVFTWGNEWDPTKANVKERGLRGTAAVGSFGESASPYGVEDMIGNVWEWTADWYQPYPGNTTDDPYYGERFKVTRGGGWFDEEPQATTFNRNAGDPTKTASDELGFRCTR, from the coding sequence ATGAAAAAATTCTTAAACCTTATGGCTATAATGGTGCTGTTGATTTTGATTGCAGGTTGTGGCGGCGGAGTAGACGAGTTTGCAACGCCAAAAACGGCTGGGGGCGATACGTCGGCCAGCGAACCGACGAATACGCCCACTGCGGTTGGCACCCCAACCGCCACACCTTATACCCTGGCCACCCCCACCCCTCTGCCTCCACCACCAACACCGACCCCCGCTCCTCCCACGCCTACCCCAGAACCAAAGGAGGAACAGGCCAAAGAAACAGAAGAAACAGCCTCTGAAGCGCCTGCTGTGCCCGATAATATGGTTGAAATTCCAGCCGGCCCTTTTATTATGGGTAGCGATGAGGGCGACCCTGAAGATGCCCCGGCCCACGAGGTGGATGTGCCTGCCTTTGCCATTGACAAGTTTGAAGTAACTAATCTTGACTTTTCCGCCTTTGCCGACGCGACCGGTTACGTAACCTATGCCGAACAACAAGGCATTGGCAGTTGGCGCGAGGAGTGGGGCATTGGCAAAGATAATCACCCGGTGGTGATGGTCACCTGGGACGATGCGACCGCCTACTGCGAGTGGTTGGACAAACGGTTGCCCACCGAAACCGAATGGGAAAAGGCTGCTCGCGGCGAAGATGGACGTGTCTTTACCTGGGGCAACGAGTGGGACCCCACCAAGGCCAATGTAAAGGAAAGAGGATTGCGCGGCACGGCTGCAGTGGGTAGCTTTGGCGAAAGCGCCAGCCCTTATGGAGTTGAAGACATGATTGGCAATGTTTGGGAATGGACCGCCGATTGGTATCAACCCTACCCCGGCAACACAACGGACGATCCCTATTATGGAGAGCGATTCAAGGTAACGCGGGGTGGTGGCTGGTTTGACGAGGAACCCCAGGCCACAACCTTTAATCGTAATGCTGGCGATCCAACCAAGACCGCCAGCGATGAACTTGGTTTCCGGTGTACGCGTTAG
- a CDS encoding SMC family ATPase, with protein sequence MIPVTLKLRNFMAYREARLDFQGIHLAVLTGENGAGKSSLLDAITWALWGRARAKRDDELIYLGQSEMEVEYTFDLGGNVYRVIRKRDASRRGRSDLSLQVEDAGGWRTLTETTIRATQQKINTFMRLDYDTFINSAFLLQGRADEFTTKPPGQRKEILGDILGLGIYEIYEQRAKDKALEKEKEGSGIVARVDQIEQELAREPEYRVELAAAQQEAADLNQQLQIAEKEMDALREQHRAINDKQRQLDDLRDRLAGAEADIADTAAEMEAAQDKIDEYRALLTRQAEIEQGLQALQQARALVQDWDRRLQESAKLANRKHELDTAFHAARAEIEANLREIAARIDLLQPKVNALSRQREQLAEAQAELDTLQRLAEQREAHQSTLTNLKEETARLNEQNRQLKVEMDDIKANLTQLEQADSKCPVCQRPLDETHRTAVVAQFQTEGKQKGDAYRANQGRLREIGAQQEALQKSVTEAERQLRGLAGAQGRVARLSQAVTEAEAGAEDLAQSQIQQADLQKRLDNQEFAADVVAALAEVKAELAALGYDEAAHREARATVERFSHFEAEARTVAEAEKRIAEEEKRLQREQTRQTRLLAQTETDRQKITALEHETADLPELITRLNQASNSVDRLQREDRFARDKVAAAKQKLSHVAYLAKQRGEQADKLQQIREVQSIYRELQQAFGKKGVQALLIESAIPEIEDEVNRLLSRMTDSRMHVRFETQREAKSGDSTIETLDIRISDEVGARDYELYSGGEAFRVNFAIRVALSKVLARRAGAQLQTLVIDEGFGTQDGQGRERLVEAINTIQDDFEKIIVITHIDELKDAFPVRIDVWKTPEGSQVAIR encoded by the coding sequence TTGATTCCGGTCACTCTAAAACTGCGTAATTTTATGGCTTACCGCGAGGCAAGGCTAGACTTTCAGGGCATTCACCTGGCCGTATTAACCGGCGAAAATGGAGCCGGCAAAAGTAGTTTGCTGGATGCCATTACCTGGGCGCTGTGGGGCCGGGCCAGAGCCAAACGGGATGACGAGTTGATCTACCTGGGCCAAAGTGAGATGGAAGTGGAATACACTTTTGACCTGGGCGGAAACGTTTACCGCGTTATTCGCAAACGAGATGCCAGCCGTCGCGGCCGCAGCGACCTGAGCTTGCAAGTGGAAGACGCCGGGGGTTGGCGCACCCTCACCGAAACCACTATCCGGGCCACGCAGCAAAAAATAAACACCTTCATGCGTCTGGATTATGATACCTTTATTAACTCTGCCTTTTTATTGCAAGGCCGGGCCGACGAGTTTACCACCAAACCGCCTGGCCAGCGCAAAGAAATTCTGGGCGACATCCTGGGCCTGGGCATTTATGAAATTTACGAGCAGCGGGCCAAAGATAAGGCTCTGGAAAAAGAGAAAGAAGGCAGTGGAATTGTGGCCCGGGTGGATCAAATTGAGCAGGAATTGGCGCGGGAGCCGGAGTACCGTGTTGAGTTGGCCGCCGCCCAACAAGAAGCCGCTGACTTGAACCAACAGTTACAAATAGCCGAAAAAGAGATGGATGCCCTGCGCGAACAGCACCGGGCCATCAACGACAAACAACGCCAATTGGATGATTTGCGCGACCGCCTGGCCGGGGCCGAAGCCGATATAGCCGACACTGCCGCCGAAATGGAGGCTGCGCAGGACAAAATTGATGAATACCGCGCCCTCTTGACCCGTCAGGCAGAAATTGAGCAAGGCTTGCAGGCGTTGCAACAGGCCAGAGCTTTGGTCCAAGATTGGGACCGGCGTTTGCAAGAGTCGGCCAAACTGGCCAACCGCAAGCACGAACTGGACACCGCCTTCCACGCTGCCCGCGCCGAGATCGAAGCCAACCTGCGCGAGATTGCCGCCAGAATTGACCTCTTACAACCCAAAGTAAACGCTCTGTCCCGGCAACGCGAGCAGCTTGCCGAAGCCCAGGCCGAGTTGGATACTTTGCAACGTCTGGCCGAGCAGCGCGAAGCCCACCAGTCCACCCTGACCAACTTGAAAGAAGAAACCGCCCGCCTGAACGAGCAAAATCGGCAACTCAAAGTGGAAATGGACGACATCAAAGCCAACCTGACCCAATTGGAGCAGGCCGACTCTAAGTGCCCGGTGTGCCAGCGCCCCCTGGATGAAACACACCGCACCGCCGTGGTGGCCCAGTTCCAAACCGAGGGCAAACAAAAGGGCGATGCTTACCGCGCCAACCAGGGCCGGCTGCGGGAAATTGGCGCGCAGCAAGAAGCGCTGCAAAAAAGCGTAACCGAAGCCGAACGGCAATTGCGCGGTTTGGCCGGGGCGCAAGGCCGAGTAGCCCGCCTGAGCCAGGCCGTAACCGAGGCCGAAGCCGGGGCTGAAGATTTGGCCCAAAGCCAAATCCAACAAGCCGACCTGCAAAAAAGGTTGGACAACCAGGAATTTGCCGCCGACGTGGTAGCGGCTTTGGCCGAAGTAAAAGCGGAGTTAGCCGCGCTGGGCTATGACGAAGCCGCCCACCGGGAAGCCAGGGCTACGGTGGAACGTTTTAGTCACTTTGAGGCAGAGGCCCGCACCGTGGCCGAGGCTGAAAAGCGCATTGCCGAAGAAGAAAAACGCTTACAGCGAGAACAAACCCGCCAGACCCGCCTGTTGGCCCAAACCGAAACTGACCGGCAAAAAATCACCGCGCTGGAACATGAAACGGCTGACCTCCCGGAATTAATTACCCGGCTTAACCAGGCCAGCAACAGCGTGGACCGTCTGCAACGTGAAGATCGCTTTGCCCGGGATAAAGTGGCAGCGGCCAAGCAGAAGTTAAGCCACGTGGCTTACCTGGCCAAACAACGCGGCGAACAGGCCGATAAGCTCCAACAAATCCGGGAGGTGCAGAGCATCTACCGCGAACTCCAACAAGCTTTTGGTAAAAAAGGCGTGCAGGCCCTGCTCATTGAAAGCGCCATCCCTGAAATTGAAGATGAAGTCAACCGGCTGCTCAGCCGTATGACCGATAGCCGCATGCACGTCCGTTTTGAAACTCAACGCGAGGCCAAAAGTGGCGACAGCACCATTGAGACCCTGGACATTCGCATCTCCGATGAAGTGGGCGCCCGCGACTACGAGCTTTATTCCGGCGGTGAAGCCTTTCGGGTGAATTTTGCCATCCGGGTGGCCCTGAGCAAAGTGCTGGCCCGCCGGGCCGGGGCGCAACTCCAGACCCTGGTTATTGACGAGGGCTTTGGCACCCAGGACGGCCAGGGCCGGGAGCGCCTGGTGGAAGCCATCAACACCATCCAGGATGATTTTGAAAAGATCATTGTTATCACCCACATTGACGAATTGAAGGACGCCTTTCCGGTGCGTATTGACGTGTGGAAAACGCCGGAAGGCAGCCAGGTAGCGATTCGCTGA
- a CDS encoding LacI family DNA-binding transcriptional regulator, whose product MAKIRQRSPSRVTIKDVAQAAGVSVTTVSNVLNGRTEAMAEETLRRIRETIRTLDYRPSNVARSLVSRRTATIGVIIAEIETAVYLQTLNFIEPIARKAGYNILLCTTTTHNLDDEKRAIELLLENQVDGIVSLATSTYLDDDYLSELPSTPPMVLFNRSTTHDKFDQINVDNTNGVIRAIDYLVQLGHRCIAHLYGPTDRVSTQERLQGYRLGLEKHNLEYNEDYVRSGNFEETLEVWEQSTLELLALSPRPTAIIGANDRVAAVAMRTAQRAGVRVPEEMSLIGIDDQPFCAYLNPSLTTIDMSIIEIGKRAIRMLLERINGTRTTTEHVILRCPLVVRESSGPAANIQ is encoded by the coding sequence GTGGCCAAAATTCGGCAACGAAGCCCATCGCGGGTGACAATTAAAGATGTAGCCCAGGCAGCGGGGGTGTCTGTGACTACGGTTTCCAACGTGTTAAACGGGCGCACCGAAGCGATGGCGGAAGAAACGTTGCGGCGCATCCGGGAGACAATCCGCACCCTGGATTATCGGCCCAGTAACGTGGCCCGCAGTTTGGTCTCCAGGCGGACGGCAACCATAGGGGTTATTATTGCCGAAATTGAAACCGCCGTTTACCTCCAAACCCTCAACTTTATTGAACCTATTGCCCGCAAGGCGGGTTATAACATTCTCCTCTGTACCACTACTACCCACAATCTTGATGATGAAAAACGAGCCATAGAATTACTGCTGGAAAATCAGGTTGATGGTATTGTTTCCCTGGCCACTTCCACGTATCTGGATGACGATTACCTCTCTGAATTACCCTCCACCCCGCCCATGGTTTTATTCAACCGTTCTACCACGCATGACAAGTTTGACCAAATCAACGTGGATAATACCAATGGCGTTATTCGGGCCATTGATTACCTGGTGCAGTTGGGTCACCGATGCATTGCCCACCTTTATGGCCCTACAGACCGGGTGAGCACCCAGGAACGATTGCAAGGTTATCGGCTGGGCCTGGAAAAGCATAACCTTGAATATAATGAAGATTATGTGCGTTCCGGTAATTTTGAAGAAACATTGGAAGTCTGGGAGCAATCAACGTTAGAATTGTTAGCATTGTCGCCCCGCCCTACAGCCATTATTGGGGCCAATGACCGGGTGGCGGCTGTAGCGATGAGAACGGCCCAGCGGGCCGGGGTGCGCGTGCCGGAAGAGATGAGCCTGATTGGTATTGACGACCAGCCCTTTTGTGCTTACTTGAACCCCTCCTTGACCACCATTGATATGTCCATTATTGAAATTGGTAAACGAGCCATTCGCATGTTGTTGGAGCGAATTAACGGGACACGCACCACAACAGAGCATGTAATCCTGCGTTGCCCCCTGGTGGTGCGAGAGTCGAGCGGGCCGGCGGCAAATATTCAATAA